A stretch of Ectothiorhodospiraceae bacterium BW-2 DNA encodes these proteins:
- a CDS encoding EAL domain-containing protein: MAEVNHDEKLPWQRSIRLKLVVTALIIEAIMLSLLLANSYRLVSEALDSQTRMRLESLTPLLNASLAGLVFQRDHSEIEAILSQLSGGERSEFRYLTLYDMRGRLLAHSGSIARHEVGDIDSSVAEALDDLTYDTVTPLTLSGDTEVGRVAFGLSLQALLTLRGRVLTQSLIIAALEIFLSLLLLTSAGYLLTRHLAQLLAATRRVSAGNYSQPIEVPTQDEIGILADNFNAMTSMVRERVEALAESENRFRAIFDAAGDAIFILDADTGAVLDVNRRMCEMYGCSRQQALTLTLAEMSSNHPPYSLKEALAHIARVRTDGPQSFDWQARRLEGTLFWVEVNLRQMVLNRGEQIVALVRDITERKQIEEQLRQSASVFEHASEGISITDARGTIIDVNRAFSRITGYSRQEVLGQTHHILASGRHSHRFYQAMWCSLIEQGRWSGEIWNRRKSGDVYPELLTISAIYDDHGQISRYVALFSDISLLKQHQQQLEHIAHYDALTHLPNRVLLNDRMAQALAHSQRHQSRLAVVYLDLDGFKQINDNYGHAIGDRVLVELSQRMKSALREGDTLARIGGDEFIAVLLEVEPCDDCLPLLQRVLHAAAKPMQIEGSRLQISASLGVTYYPQNEEVDADLLLRQADQAMYIAKQQGKNRYHLFDAEHDRQMRGRHESIERIRQGLERQEFVLFYQPKVNMHSGEVIGFEALIRWQNPQRGLLPPAAFLPQIENHSLIIEVGEWVVESALSQMEQWQRQGIKLPVSVNIAGRHFLERDFVDKLELALTRHPDVAIQLELEVLESSALEDISLVSATIDACQALGVTFALDDFGTGYASLTYLKRLPAQLLKIDQSFVRDMLESVDDLAILEGIVGLAESFQRQLIAEGVETRAHGEMLLRLGCLLGQGYAISRPMPAAAVAQWLAQWQHDAACAQIRRVERHELPLLFAMVEHRAWISALERHLLEQQPSPPALEPHQCRFGKWVAAQGLAPYTDTDAATTAHIIKLHTAIHQRAIALLQQVSHQKGEGEVEQVQQLQQLQQQRDQLLAALEKLLR, encoded by the coding sequence ATGGCAGAGGTTAACCATGATGAGAAGCTGCCGTGGCAGCGATCTATTCGCCTTAAACTGGTCGTTACCGCGCTTATCATTGAGGCGATAATGTTGTCGCTGCTGCTAGCGAACAGTTATCGGCTAGTTAGCGAGGCGCTCGACTCGCAGACGCGGATGCGCTTAGAGTCGCTGACGCCGCTGTTGAACGCTTCGCTAGCGGGGCTGGTGTTTCAGCGCGATCATAGCGAGATTGAGGCGATTTTATCGCAGCTCTCAGGGGGCGAGAGGAGTGAGTTTCGCTATCTCACTCTCTACGATATGCGCGGTCGGCTGCTAGCTCATAGCGGTAGCATCGCGCGGCATGAGGTGGGGGATATTGATAGCTCCGTGGCCGAGGCGCTAGACGATCTAACCTATGATACCGTCACGCCCCTGACCCTTTCGGGAGATACCGAAGTAGGTCGGGTGGCTTTCGGGCTCTCGCTACAGGCGCTGTTGACGCTGCGGGGGCGGGTCTTAACACAGAGTCTGATAATTGCAGCGCTGGAAATATTTCTCTCGCTACTGCTGCTGACCTCAGCGGGCTATCTACTCACGCGCCACCTTGCTCAGCTACTTGCGGCAACTCGCCGCGTTAGTGCTGGGAACTATAGTCAGCCAATTGAGGTGCCGACACAGGATGAGATCGGTATCTTGGCCGATAATTTTAACGCGATGACCAGCATGGTGCGCGAGCGGGTTGAGGCGCTAGCCGAGAGTGAGAACCGCTTTCGCGCCATTTTTGATGCCGCAGGCGATGCTATCTTTATCCTTGATGCCGATACCGGGGCGGTGCTGGATGTCAATCGTCGTATGTGTGAAATGTATGGCTGTAGTCGGCAGCAGGCGTTAACTCTCACTCTAGCGGAGATGAGCAGCAACCATCCGCCCTACTCACTTAAAGAGGCGCTAGCGCATATCGCTCGCGTGCGAACTGACGGGCCGCAGAGCTTCGATTGGCAGGCGCGGCGGCTAGAGGGCACCCTATTTTGGGTTGAGGTCAATCTAAGACAGATGGTGCTCAATCGAGGAGAGCAGATCGTGGCGCTGGTGCGTGATATTACTGAACGCAAGCAGATAGAGGAGCAGCTACGGCAGTCGGCGAGTGTGTTTGAACATGCGAGCGAAGGAATTTCGATTACCGATGCGAGGGGGACTATTATCGATGTCAACCGCGCCTTTAGCCGTATTACCGGCTATTCGCGCCAAGAGGTGCTCGGTCAAACTCACCACATTCTTGCCTCCGGTCGCCATAGCCATCGCTTCTATCAGGCGATGTGGTGCTCTTTAATAGAGCAGGGGCGGTGGAGTGGCGAGATATGGAATCGGCGTAAGAGCGGTGATGTCTATCCAGAGCTGCTGACGATTAGTGCCATCTATGATGACCATGGTCAGATTAGTCGTTATGTGGCGCTCTTTTCCGATATCTCCTTACTAAAGCAGCATCAGCAGCAGCTAGAGCATATCGCCCACTACGATGCGTTAACCCACCTGCCGAACCGAGTCCTCCTCAACGATCGCATGGCACAGGCGCTTGCGCACTCACAGCGCCATCAGAGTCGGTTAGCGGTGGTCTATCTTGATCTGGATGGTTTTAAGCAGATTAACGATAACTACGGCCACGCTATCGGCGATAGGGTGTTAGTCGAGCTATCACAGCGGATGAAATCGGCGTTACGAGAGGGGGACACACTCGCCCGTATCGGTGGCGATGAGTTTATTGCGGTGCTGCTGGAGGTCGAGCCATGTGATGACTGTCTGCCGCTATTGCAGCGTGTGCTGCACGCTGCAGCTAAGCCTATGCAGATTGAGGGGAGTCGGCTACAGATATCGGCCAGCCTAGGGGTGACCTACTATCCGCAGAACGAAGAGGTCGATGCGGATCTCTTGTTGCGACAGGCCGATCAGGCGATGTATATCGCCAAACAGCAGGGCAAAAATCGCTACCATCTCTTTGATGCCGAGCACGACCGCCAAATGCGAGGACGGCATGAGTCGATAGAGAGGATTCGCCAAGGGCTAGAGCGGCAGGAGTTTGTGCTCTTCTATCAGCCGAAGGTGAATATGCACAGCGGGGAAGTGATCGGTTTTGAGGCGCTCATTCGGTGGCAGAACCCGCAGCGGGGATTACTGCCACCGGCCGCCTTCTTACCACAGATAGAGAACCATTCGTTAATTATTGAGGTCGGTGAGTGGGTGGTGGAGAGTGCGCTATCGCAGATGGAGCAGTGGCAGAGGCAGGGGATCAAGCTACCGGTTAGTGTCAATATTGCCGGACGCCACTTTCTGGAACGCGACTTTGTCGATAAGCTCGAATTAGCACTTACACGCCATCCAGATGTCGCCATCCAGCTAGAGCTAGAGGTGTTGGAGTCGAGTGCGTTGGAGGATATCTCGCTCGTTTCAGCGACGATTGACGCCTGCCAGGCGCTTGGGGTCACCTTTGCGCTGGACGATTTTGGAACCGGATACGCCTCGTTAACCTATTTGAAGCGGCTACCGGCGCAGCTCCTTAAAATCGATCAGAGCTTTGTGCGCGATATGTTGGAGAGTGTCGATGACTTGGCGATTTTGGAGGGGATTGTTGGCCTAGCCGAGTCGTTTCAGCGCCAGCTAATTGCTGAAGGGGTGGAGACTCGTGCCCATGGCGAGATGTTGCTAAGGCTAGGCTGTCTATTAGGGCAGGGGTATGCGATCTCTCGACCGATGCCAGCTGCAGCAGTAGCGCAGTGGCTAGCGCAGTGGCAGCACGATGCCGCTTGTGCTCAGATAAGACGGGTAGAGCGTCACGAACTACCTCTGCTGTTTGCGATGGTAGAGCATCGCGCTTGGATAAGCGCCCTAGAGCGCCATCTGCTAGAGCAGCAGCCGTCCCCCCCAGCTCTGGAGCCGCACCAGTGCCGTTTTGGTAAATGGGTGGCCGCACAGGGGCTAGCACCCTACACCGATACCGATGCTGCAACGACTGCCCATATCATAAAACTGCATACCGCTATCCACCAGCGGGCGATAGCGCTATTGCAACAGGTGTCGCATCAAAAAGGAGAGGGAGAGGTCGAACAGGTGCAGCAGCTACAACAGCTACAACAGCAGCGAGATCAACTCTTAGCAGCGCTGGAGAAGTTACTGCGATAG
- a CDS encoding phosphate/phosphite/phosphonate ABC transporter substrate-binding protein has translation MALRRRGEMEPYLRRSLALLWLLLGLGWGSSAWAATEPPGESLVFGIYPYLSPSEIVTYFSPLADYLQQQLGREVELRSAPDFNAFIDRTRGGDYDLIFTAPHLGRLAQKQSAFQPLAQSGWRIEVLVVTRKEGALQQLDDLKHHSLAIGAKLSMTYQLVNHALALRGLQLEREVEFIQTASFSNVIEAVVRGEADAGATGTILWQRAPEAQRAALKEIYRSESVPGFLLLSHPRLGEARYRQLRQALLSFATSAAGQRYFSTTGQIDFRPLDEETMRSLDPFTGVLRLFKALPH, from the coding sequence ATGGCATTACGAAGGAGGGGGGAGATGGAGCCGTATCTGCGCCGCAGCCTAGCGCTGCTTTGGCTGTTGTTGGGTTTGGGGTGGGGGTCGTCGGCATGGGCCGCGACAGAGCCGCCGGGTGAGTCGTTGGTCTTTGGGATCTACCCCTATCTCTCACCGAGTGAGATTGTGACCTACTTCTCGCCACTGGCCGACTACCTACAGCAGCAGTTAGGTCGAGAAGTGGAGTTGCGTTCTGCCCCCGACTTTAACGCTTTTATCGATAGGACACGAGGGGGCGACTATGATCTGATCTTTACCGCCCCCCACCTAGGGCGGCTGGCGCAGAAGCAGAGCGCCTTTCAGCCGCTAGCGCAGAGCGGATGGAGGATTGAGGTGCTGGTCGTGACTCGTAAAGAGGGGGCGCTGCAGCAGCTAGATGATCTGAAACACCACTCACTGGCTATTGGCGCGAAGCTCTCTATGACCTATCAGCTAGTTAACCACGCCTTGGCGCTGCGTGGTTTGCAACTGGAGCGGGAGGTGGAGTTTATTCAGACCGCCAGCTTCTCTAATGTCATTGAGGCGGTCGTGCGCGGCGAGGCCGATGCGGGGGCGACCGGTACTATCTTATGGCAACGAGCCCCAGAGGCTCAGAGGGCGGCGCTCAAGGAGATCTATCGCTCCGAGTCGGTGCCCGGATTTCTACTCCTCTCCCATCCCCGTCTAGGGGAGGCTCGTTATCGGCAGCTACGGCAGGCGCTGCTCTCTTTTGCCACGAGTGCCGCGGGGCAGCGCTATTTTAGTACGACGGGGCAGATCGATTTTCGCCCGTTAGACGAGGAGACGATGCGCTCACTCGACCCATTTACCGGCGTACTTCGCCTGTTTAAAGCGTTACCGCACTGA
- a CDS encoding response regulator, which yields MSDSPLNETPSTSHNIELNQLHILLIETHQTTRISIKNQLYKMGIRDISQAQSYDEAKKVINRQEFELSAIVCDWDLGNTTGLELLKELRGGERYRSIPFLLMAATKVKSDIIRAIQAGVSGVMLKPFNGKTLQEKLHQLIYSPEKRPLSTRSPQAKADTNTAPSPRSPQEKRSKILVVDDQPDNIMLIGDILQADYRVVAATDGEKFLQTVQKNPDIELILLDIMMPKINGIDACRALKRRPEFEHIPVIFVSALSDVIDLQKGFAAGAVDYITKPIEPSILLARVKAHIHLKQSMDSMKNEVDTLAETARLQLEMEQLHHINMKKPIADLLTRTLRLSKSRGIDEEARRELEQIGQDAKQLMRQVNRTLVLTQIENNSYQPDCNLVNLREVIETVSSELAKSSPLKPQLSCQGEGIIRAEQLLCQSIIENILLSALTIAPNPATITMQLQGLKKGQQFTVTVPILLHRTLVEEFFQKFTHEKDGLPGKAYSAQQMARLHGGDLILEQQGETTQLRLTLLNNPTICRD from the coding sequence ATGAGTGATTCTCCGCTGAATGAGACCCCGAGCACCTCTCACAATATCGAACTAAATCAGTTACATATCTTGCTGATAGAGACCCACCAGACGACTCGAATCAGCATTAAAAACCAGCTCTATAAGATGGGTATTCGTGATATCTCCCAAGCTCAGAGCTACGATGAGGCTAAAAAAGTGATTAACCGTCAGGAGTTCGAACTTAGTGCCATCGTCTGCGACTGGGATCTGGGCAATACCACCGGCCTAGAGCTCCTCAAAGAGCTGCGTGGCGGTGAGCGATACCGCTCGATTCCCTTTCTACTCATGGCCGCCACCAAAGTCAAAAGTGATATTATTCGCGCCATACAGGCGGGGGTCAGCGGGGTTATGCTCAAACCCTTTAATGGCAAAACCCTGCAAGAGAAGCTACACCAACTCATCTATAGCCCCGAAAAGCGCCCCCTTTCGACCCGCTCCCCACAAGCAAAAGCTGACACAAACACCGCCCCCTCCCCCCGCTCCCCCCAAGAGAAGCGGAGCAAAATTTTGGTAGTCGATGATCAGCCCGACAATATTATGCTTATCGGCGATATTCTACAGGCTGACTACCGAGTTGTCGCCGCCACCGATGGCGAGAAATTTCTGCAAACAGTACAAAAAAATCCCGATATTGAGCTCATCCTACTCGATATCATGATGCCGAAAATCAATGGTATCGATGCCTGCCGCGCCCTAAAGAGAAGACCAGAGTTTGAACACATTCCGGTGATTTTTGTGAGCGCACTCTCTGATGTCATTGATCTACAAAAAGGTTTTGCCGCCGGCGCGGTTGACTACATAACTAAGCCGATTGAGCCATCGATTCTACTCGCTCGGGTCAAGGCCCATATCCACCTCAAACAGAGTATGGATAGCATGAAAAACGAGGTCGATACCCTAGCAGAGACCGCGCGGCTACAGCTCGAAATGGAGCAGCTACACCACATCAACATGAAAAAACCGATCGCCGATCTACTAACCCGCACCCTCCGTCTTAGCAAAAGTCGCGGTATCGATGAGGAGGCGCGACGGGAGCTAGAGCAAATCGGCCAAGACGCTAAACAGCTAATGCGTCAAGTCAACCGCACCCTAGTCCTGACCCAAATCGAAAATAACAGCTACCAACCCGACTGCAACTTAGTCAACTTGCGTGAAGTCATCGAGACGGTAAGTAGCGAACTAGCCAAATCGTCCCCCCTCAAACCCCAACTGAGCTGCCAAGGAGAGGGGATCATTCGGGCAGAGCAGCTACTGTGCCAATCCATCATCGAAAATATACTCCTTAGCGCCCTGACCATCGCGCCCAATCCAGCGACGATAACGATGCAGCTACAGGGGCTAAAAAAAGGGCAGCAGTTTACGGTGACAGTGCCAATCCTGCTCCACCGCACCCTAGTGGAGGAGTTTTTCCAGAAATTTACCCACGAAAAGGATGGCCTGCCGGGAAAAGCCTACTCCGCCCAACAGATGGCCAGACTACACGGTGGCGATCTAATCCTAGAGCAGCAGGGTGAGACGACACAGCTACGGCTAACACTGCTAAATAACCCCACGATCTGCCGCGATTAA
- a CDS encoding response regulator yields MSRGLRLSHQILLCIVLPLFLVFLMLLGFLRQSYQQESFRELTNSVEVQNRLHRDELLTELKRFEQSLKLLTTFTRLNEADHLANRADFLSFIGADEALIQLQALSLQGRAWLTVSEVHPDALLRQQQQLSYFNDPRFRHPLLNGGIYFSLPYFDHSTEQLVIDLSLPYRADRVGSYQGVLLATFLLQQVQSKMIISSPVETTILLAFETQHVELSQQTLTTQLLQQPQWRSATQLTLDGQRFWNFVEPVHYKTFDAQLYKMVPQRYFDQELTKLSQELQLLVLLTLILLLAITVIFTRYLTRRLERTTTLILSKTKRVVSYGGGDELAALEQAFLAYEEEILDKQQQISALNHDLGELLQQKMVAIEQAKSASRAKSLFLANMSHEIRTPMNAIIGMADLACKSRDRVKQQSYMAKVHRAGINLLGILNDILDFSKTEAGKLQLEQIPFRLEDLLEDFKEIIGFRAEEAGVILTVTLAEEVPVGLVGDSLRLLQILNNLGGNGVKFCPRGGVVEVEVALDGEASETQVRLRFSVTDSGIGISAEQLSELFQPFQQADNSTTRRYGGTGLGLAICKRLTELMGGEIGVESELGVGSKFHFTVVLQRQMGELSPRRSQLALGEEALFRNLQGAKALLVEDNELNRELATDILVEVGVDVVIAEQGAVALQQLQQHSFDIVLMDCQMPVMDGYSATEEIRRHPRWDNLPVIAMTANAMRSDYERAMAVGMNDYLTKPIAPVELYSMLAKWLPDLASRGLAPAVVESVLDAEPLPNAVTGLDIEAGLRYLGGKQQRYLKLLAKFKPRAEELRLSCLSDYQRGELQGAVRAAHTLKGLAATLGAVKLSLAAEQLEQALRRQAWAEIEPMQQQLQQALAEALVGVEQLLSR; encoded by the coding sequence GTGAGTCGCGGCTTAAGACTTAGTCACCAAATTCTGCTGTGTATTGTACTGCCGCTATTTCTCGTGTTTTTGATGCTACTCGGTTTTTTGCGACAGAGTTATCAACAAGAGAGTTTTAGGGAGCTGACCAATAGTGTTGAGGTGCAAAATCGCCTTCACCGAGACGAGTTACTAACCGAATTGAAGCGATTTGAACAGTCGCTCAAGCTGTTAACGACCTTTACCCGTCTAAATGAGGCAGACCACCTTGCCAATCGCGCCGACTTTCTCTCCTTTATTGGTGCCGATGAGGCGCTGATTCAGTTACAGGCGCTCTCCCTGCAAGGTCGGGCGTGGCTAACTGTCTCGGAGGTGCACCCCGATGCCCTATTGCGGCAACAACAGCAGCTCTCCTATTTTAATGATCCCCGTTTTCGCCATCCGCTGCTAAATGGGGGGATCTACTTTAGCTTGCCCTATTTTGATCACTCTACCGAACAGCTAGTTATCGATCTATCGCTCCCCTACCGCGCTGATCGAGTGGGGTCGTATCAGGGGGTGCTACTAGCAACCTTTCTATTGCAGCAAGTCCAGAGCAAGATGATCATCAGCTCGCCAGTTGAGACGACTATTCTGTTGGCATTTGAGACCCAACATGTTGAGCTAAGCCAGCAGACGCTGACAACACAGCTACTGCAGCAGCCGCAGTGGCGCAGCGCGACACAGCTAACACTTGATGGGCAACGGTTCTGGAACTTTGTTGAGCCGGTACACTATAAAACCTTTGATGCCCAGCTCTATAAAATGGTGCCACAACGCTACTTTGATCAGGAGTTAACCAAGTTAAGTCAAGAGTTGCAGCTACTAGTGCTACTGACGCTGATACTGTTACTAGCTATCACCGTTATCTTTACCCGCTACTTAACCCGCAGATTAGAGCGAACCACGACGCTCATCCTTTCAAAAACCAAACGGGTTGTCTCCTATGGAGGGGGCGATGAGCTAGCTGCTCTGGAGCAGGCCTTTTTAGCCTACGAAGAGGAGATATTGGACAAACAGCAGCAGATTTCGGCACTTAATCACGACTTAGGGGAGCTACTGCAGCAAAAAATGGTTGCAATAGAGCAGGCCAAAAGCGCGAGTCGGGCCAAAAGCCTCTTTTTAGCCAATATGAGCCATGAAATTCGCACCCCGATGAATGCGATTATTGGCATGGCCGATCTGGCCTGCAAAAGTCGCGATAGGGTCAAACAGCAGAGCTATATGGCCAAAGTCCACCGCGCCGGCATTAACCTGTTGGGCATTTTGAACGATATTCTCGACTTCTCTAAAACCGAAGCGGGTAAGTTACAGCTAGAGCAGATACCCTTTAGGCTAGAAGATCTGCTGGAGGATTTTAAGGAGATTATCGGCTTTAGGGCTGAGGAGGCGGGGGTGATCCTCACGGTGACTCTAGCCGAGGAGGTGCCGGTAGGTTTGGTGGGAGACTCGCTGCGGCTGTTGCAGATTCTCAATAACTTAGGAGGCAATGGGGTTAAATTTTGCCCTCGCGGCGGCGTGGTCGAAGTGGAGGTGGCGTTAGATGGGGAGGCGAGTGAGACGCAGGTGAGGCTGCGTTTTAGTGTCACCGATAGCGGTATCGGTATAAGTGCGGAGCAGTTGAGCGAGCTATTTCAGCCGTTTCAACAGGCCGATAACAGTACCACCCGCCGCTATGGGGGTACAGGGCTTGGGCTGGCGATCTGTAAACGGCTAACTGAGTTGATGGGAGGCGAGATCGGGGTAGAGAGTGAGCTAGGGGTGGGCTCTAAGTTCCACTTTACCGTGGTGTTACAGCGGCAGATGGGGGAGCTCTCGCCCCGACGATCGCAGTTAGCCTTAGGGGAGGAGGCCCTGTTTCGTAACCTACAAGGGGCGAAGGCGCTGTTAGTGGAGGATAATGAGCTCAATCGGGAGCTAGCGACCGATATTTTGGTTGAGGTGGGGGTCGATGTCGTGATCGCCGAACAGGGTGCCGTGGCGCTGCAGCAGCTACAACAGCACTCTTTTGATATTGTGTTAATGGATTGTCAGATGCCGGTAATGGATGGCTACAGTGCCACAGAGGAGATTCGACGCCATCCTAGATGGGACAACCTACCGGTGATCGCGATGACGGCAAACGCGATGCGAAGTGACTATGAGCGAGCTATGGCGGTTGGTATGAACGACTATTTAACCAAGCCGATAGCACCGGTAGAGCTCTATAGCATGCTGGCCAAATGGCTGCCCGACTTAGCGAGTCGGGGGCTAGCGCCTGCTGTTGTGGAGTCTGTTCTGGATGCTGAACCGCTGCCTAACGCAGTCACCGGGCTCGATATTGAGGCGGGGTTGCGCTATTTAGGCGGTAAACAGCAGCGCTATCTTAAACTGCTAGCGAAGTTTAAACCGAGAGCAGAGGAGCTGCGGCTAAGCTGTTTGAGTGACTATCAGCGAGGGGAGCTGCAGGGGGCGGTACGCGCTGCCCATACTCTGAAAGGGCTAGCGGCGACACTAGGCGCGGTTAAGCTCTCCCTAGCAGCAGAGCAGTTAGAGCAGGCGCTGCGCCGGCAGGCGTGGGCCGAGATCGAACCTATGCAGCAGCAGCTACAGCAGGCGCTAGCGGAGGCGCTGGTGGGGGTTGAGCAGCTATTGTCACGATAA